The Myotis daubentonii chromosome 1, mMyoDau2.1, whole genome shotgun sequence genome includes the window ataagaTTTAGAAAACAATAACTGCCAaagctaacttttttttttaaccctcacctgaggatatttttccattgatttttagaaagagtggaagagagagggaaagacagagagaaacatcaatataagagaaacacatcaattggttgcctcctgtatgagccccgaccagggcccagaccagagaggagcctgcaattaaggtgcatgcccttgaccagaatcgaactcaagACCCTTTGATTCGCAgattgacactctatccactgagccaaaccggccagggctgccagagctatcttttaaaagatactttattgtgatctacactaataaaagacaaagatgctaattgaccataccttcgctacacccaccagccaatcagagcgactatatgcaaattaacccaaccaaggtggcggttaatttgcatataccagctgggagcgaagactgaagacaacgtggaAGCAAAgctctgcagaagggagcaaagtagaggcggcgGAGCCGGGTGGCGGAGGCGGGAGGCAAGAGGGAAACCAGCCGGGCGGCAGAAGGGGAGGGAAACCAGCGGGGCAGCAGAAGGGAAGGGAAACCAGCCGGGCAGCAGAAGGGGAGGGAAACCAGCCGGGCGGCGGAGCGGGAGGGAAACCAGAGCGGGAGGGAAACCAGCCGGGCAGCAGAAGGGGAGGGAAACCAGCCGGGCGGCAGAAGGGGAGGGAAACCAGCCGGGCAGCAGAAGGGGAGGGAAACCAGCAGGGCAGCAGAAGGGGAGGGAAACCAGCCGGGCAGCAGAAGGGGAGGGAAACCAGCCGGGCAGCAGAAGGGGAGGGAAACCAGCCGGGCATCGGAGCGGGAGGGAAACCAGCCGGGCAGCAGAAGGGGAGGGAAACCAGCCGGGCGTCGGAGCGGGAGGGAAACCAGCCGGGCGTCGGAGCGGGAGGGAAACCAGCCGGGCAGCAGAAGGGGAGGGAAACCAGCCGGGCAGCAGAAGGGGAGGGAAACCAGCCGGGCAGCAGAGCGGGTGCAAAGCCCGCCTCagcgggtttcgctcccttctctgctttgctacagccacaggaagccctattcttgcaggaatcttcctgtaacgggcctctagtgagaacaTAAAAGGCATCAAGAATAAAGTTTGCACCATCCttaaatataaagaaactagaggcccaatgcacggaattcatgcggccctcacagcctcggctggcccttgcagccctggctttatcCAAAAGGTTGTCggccggtcgttctgctgttcggtctaattagcatattagctctttattatgtagaatttaaaagatgaaatacATTTTGATAGTGATGAATGCAAAGCAAATACCAGCTGTCACAGAAATCCAAGAATGCAAGtagctctagcccaggggtgggcaaactttttgactcgagggccacaatgggttcttaaactggaccggagggccggaacaaaagcatggatggagtgtttgtgtgaactaatacatgttaacactgctgctggtgaaggagcggaggggagagcaagagaaccctccgctctttcggctccgcgggccgaatagaacagccgaacgggctggatccagcccgcgggccgtagtttgcccacagctgctctagccagtttggctcagtggatagtgtgttggcctacagactgaagggtcctgggttcgagtctcATCAAGatcacatgcccagattgtgcgctcaatccccagtatggggcatgcaggaggcagctgatcaatgatcctctatcatcattgatgtgtctctctctctctctctctctctctcttccttcctctctgaaatcaataaaaatataatttttaaaaaagaatacaagtagccctagccaatttggctcagtggatagagtgttggcctgtgaactgaagagtcccgggttcaattccagtcaagagcacatgcctgggttgcaggctcagtctccagtggggggcatgtaggaggcagccaaacagtgattctctctcatcattgatgtttctatctctctctctctccctctaccttcctctctgaaatcaattaaaaaatatttttttaaaaaaagaatgcaagtAGATGCTAGCTGCTTATCATatttgaaatgcaaaataaatacattgaGATGCTGTTTCAGAACTAAAAATGATTTAGAATCTTTTTCCTACCCCAGACTCATACAGAATTAAGCCTATCTTAATCCTATGTCAATTTTATgtacacaatattttttaaagattttagtaATCAAGTTTTAAAGTTGAAAGTATGTtcaatacatttatattaaattgCAAACTGAGCCATAACCAAATATATGGCAAATTCATTACACAAAAATCTATTTGCTAAAATATTCTGGcctctaattttttatttcagaattataGAATCAAAAGATAAAGAACACTGACTCTTCTATCTCCATAAGGACATATCTTACTTCAATATGTAAAAtaatcttaataatttttaataaatctatttaagagaaattaaaatgtatgtttctatttttcagaGAATTTATTATATGGGATCTATATATCATGGCCTCTATAagcaatcaaataaaaaaaaagatgaaccaCTTCAACACCTTTCATCCTCAATAAAAGATGATGCTATAAGTACCTACCTAATTTTCAAATCAACATTAAGTAGCAattcagaagaagaaaatatcACCTGAGGCTGGAAAAATCAGTTCTTCCATAATCTGACTTATGGGAAAGAATATTTCAAATGTCTGGAGGATGGGAAGATGGAGGACTGGaccaaatgaaaacataaaagcaGCAGTGGATGTGGTAATAACCTGACAACAGTCATTCACTTCTTTTGTACTATTCCATTATTAGTGTAATTCCATGGAAAACATTTACACTTTGATAGCAGTGAAGAGTATGTTAAAAATTTGCAGTAGGTTAGCAATGTGATCAAAATAGTGTTTTATAAACATAAATCTGGTACTAATCATGTTAGCACAGAAATGAGAGACCTATTAAAGAAGGTGCTACAAATATGTTAGAATTGTTAGTGTAGGTAGCTtgttattaataaaggaagggagcaaagggaatcagacattGAGAAGCCTAATGTAAGAGGGAGCTAAATTAGGAAATAAGCCTGCTTAACTAGGAAGTTGCAGCATTCAtatgctccccaggggatcagagCATTGCCCCACCAACAGGATTAACACCCCTCTTTGCCCCATGTAGGAAGGAAGGACTGGCTTTACAATCTCCCCTGGGTATAATTGGCCCACTCTCCCAAACGAAAGGGGGAAggaataaaataacaaagaagaAATTCCTCTattgggcacatgcccagaagaAGCCAAGATGGTACAGGGGAAGGTCTTTCTACTTTCAGGCATGCACGGGAGCCAAGATGGAGACCATAAAGGAGAGGAGCTGCCTTACCTGAGAGAAGGATTTGATTGGATAAAAGACACAGAAACAGGCAAGAACTAAAAAATGGATCAGTTAGGGGGAGGATGCAGCACCAACAGGGGTTTGTTTGAAAGAGCACCTGGTCCTTCCCAAATCAGAGATAACACAGTCCAAGCTTAAAagcaatctctctctttctctgtctgtctctctctgaccccataacatgcattcattcatatGCTCATGCATTCTCTCTCCACAGTAGCCATATGAGCATAGCAGCCGCCTGCAGGAGGCCAGCCACCCACAGGCACTCTAAGTGCAGGCACCAAGCGCTAGCCTGGGTAAAGCAACACAGCGCCAAATGGAGTGCAGATAGGAACAGAGACTATGCTAGCTAGACAGGGACAGAGGTTGAACTGAACTAAGCTTGACATGGACTAAACAATTGCACAGAATTTCTGGACATTAGCTATTTTCCTGGGTTTGATGAAGACAAGGCTGAACTTTTTTCACAGGGGGACAGATGGCAACGAGACATCAGGAACCTGGGGGCAGCCTTCTATTTCTATCCCAATAAACCTTACCACTGCATCTTATCGTCCCATGCATGGGTCTCCCGAAATGCTTTTCTTGCAACTCTGTGAAAGGACCCCATTTCCACCGGCAACAGTATGAAATAATAAACTaataaggcagtggttggcaaactgcagctcgggagccacatgcggctctttggcctttttgttttgttttgttttgttttgttttgttttgttttgttttccccaaaGCAGCATTTATTTACCCACTGAATTCCAAAACATTTAATTTAGAAGTCTGGCATTTCAATAATTACCCATCTTGATTGACAAGGGCTGACACACGTGGTGCTGTCAGGATACACAAGGACAATAGCCAAaggattacaaaaaataaatccatgaTTCTTAAACAATCGGAACCAAAACAAAGTTACAGGTATCAAAACTTTAGATGCACTGCATTTAAGAAGGTTTGTGCACATCATAACTTAAAGAGGCAAAACAAGGCGCTACTGAAACCTCACGTGAACAGTTTATATAAAGCTGACGGAAAGAAGGGAGTGTTCTCTTTGTATCAGCTTCCCTTAACAGTTTTCCATTAGTTGAAGGAAGAAGAGGTGGGAGGGATGAATTCTTTTTTGCATGCACAAGATGTACTGCTTATTAACAAAACACTATCAGCTCATTTTAAATGGATCTTTTAAATATCATTGTAGCCGGTTTTGGCTAATTCTCCTTTCTAAACTTCCCCATCGCTTTCACAACTACCAACAGGCATAGTAAAATGCCTCATTCAGAACGCACTTGTCTACACAATTCAAAAGAAAGCTCCCGTGGGCTCCAAGCAACCATCGATCCAGCTATGCCCATGAAGATGGATCTGAAACTGCttcccggggggcgggggagcagatCTGAGTAGCGGCGCTGCCAATACAGAGAGGTTTAGCACTAGATATTTAGTGATTGTGGCGAGGAAGAATCAGTGATGAGGGGGGCGGTGGGTGGAGGGAAGGCGGGAACCTGCAGGCTCTTCAGTTGCCTTCTCCTGCTTCTTCATCCTGCTGGTCGCTCGTCCAGAGGGTGAGGTTGTCTCGCAGCAACTGCATGATGAGCGTGGAGTCCTTATAGGAATCCTTGTTTAGTGTGTCCAGCTCAGCTATGGCGTCATCGAAGGCTTGTTTGGCTAAGAGGCAGGCCTGCTCGGGCGCATTCTGGATCTCGTAGTAGAACACAGAGAAGTTGAGGGCCAGGCCCAGCCGGATGGGGTGCGTCGGCTGCATGTGCTCTTTGCTGATTTCAAAGGCTTCCTTGTAGGCCGCCTCGGAAGCTTCGACCACACTGTTTTTCTTCTCGCCGGAAGCCACCTCTGCCAGGTAGCGGTAGTAGTCGCCCTTCATCTTCAGGTAGAACACCTTGCTCTCGTACTGGAAGTCGTTGCAGTTCTTGATGAGGAACTTGTCCAGCAGGGCCAGGACGTCGTTGCACACCGTTTCCAGTTCCTTCTCGATCTTCTCCCGGTAAGCTTTGACTTTCTCCAGCTTCTTCTCGTTCCCGTCGGCCATGGTCTTCTGCTCGATGCTGCTGATGACCCTCCAGGAAGATCGCCTGGCGCCAACCACATTCTTGTAGGCCACAGAGAGGAGGTTTCGATCTTCATTGGAGAGAGGTTCATTGAGCTCTGTCACCGCCTTCATGGCGGAGGCCATGTCGTCGTAGCGCTCCGCCTGCTCGGCCAGCCGCGCCCGCTGCAGCAGCTGCTCCCGGTCCCCCATGTCGCTGTGGCTCGGCCTCGCCTCGCACCCCGCACCGCTCGATCGCTAACTCGCTCGCCCGCTCGCTCCCCGGTCGCCCCTCTTTGGccttttgagtgtggctcttccacaaaataccacgtgcgggcatgcatgtacagtgggattgaaacttagtggcccatgcgcagaagttggtattttgtggaagagccacactcaaggggccaaagagccacatgtggctcgcgagccgcagtttgccaaccactgaactaAGGTAATGTCTAAGCATTAAATGCAAGAGTAACAAGAAATACAGAATCTATTAAGGTTTTAAGAATAAACTATAGACTGGCAAGGGAGAAAAGTCAAAGGACTgaagaataataataatgcctcAAAAtgttggaaaacaaaaacaacctgaTCAAAAGCAAGAGTATGATTTCAGACAGGTGATGATAAGAGCTTCCAAACTGAAGCATCAtccagcaatgaaaataatttcaaaaaattacTGGTTCAGAAAGTTCAATTAAGAAGGTATTATAAGCCCACTTGGCAAGCAGACCCAAACCATGTTCTCCAAAACTCTCTTTATTagcaataaagataatatttaaatctaaaaaaaaaaagggaaaaaacaaaaaccactgaactagacCCAATTGGAATCATGAAAATGGATGCTACAGAGAAAAGATACATACAGTAGGAATGGAGCCTTCTTAAATACTAGAAGACAGGTGAAAGTAAGAACAAGAGACAGAACCAAAACTGTAGGAGTTACCCTTCATtatcatttctctcttcctctctcctccactctatCACTAAGCTCCATCTACTCTTTTAAATCACTCAAACTCATCTTTCCATTGTCAACATCTGATTTAAGGACTTTGTTCTCTTGGTTTCCTGCAAAAGCCTTCCAAAAGATCTATCCTTTGTTCCATTCTCCACAATACTGCCagagtaataatttaaaatactaatataATCACACTGATGTCATTTTAATAACCTGACTGTTATTTAACATGAAAGGAATGAAAGTGGAAACCGAACAGTATAGGCATGACATTTGTTCAGTTTTGCCAAAAAGCTTCATTTAATACTCCAAGTTTGTTCCCAGCTCATTGACTGGGGAAGGAACTAAACCAGGGatgggcaaaccttttgactcaagggccacaatgggttcttaaactggaccggagggccggaacaaaagcatggatggagtgtttgtgtgaactaatataaattcaaagtaaacatcattacataaaagggtacggtcttcttttttcaataagttttattcatttcaaactggccggattcggcccgcgggccgtagtttgcccacggctggactagacaaAGGTAGTTTAGATACAGTCCCAGTAAGGTCTGAGGGAAGTGGGAAAATACTTGCCTGTCAATCACAACTGAAAACAACTCGAGGCCAAGATgagtgtggccactgcaagcttgggaaatctaaatatataaacttcTAAACAAAGAAAGCtcagcccttcctctctctctcacacacacacaccagccctcTGGGGACTCCTGCTGCAGGAGGCTACTCTGTACCCACATGGCTCAAGGCCATGTTGGATTCCACACATGGACTGATGTATTTTAATCTGGCCTGAATGCTGAACCACAATCGGCTGCAACATTGAACAGAAACTTTGGACACTGCCTTGTTTCTGATTCTGCTGAAATCCCAGCTGCCCCTCTTCCGGGACTGGCATGGGGGAAAAGAGACACTGGAACTAGGGAAATATAACTCAACCCCAATAAAACCTTCTTCCACATTTCATCCTCCcgtgggggcttctgaaaatgcttcttTCAGAGGCACCCCCAGGGCCTCACTCCCACTTATGTCTGGGAAGTCTGGCCCTTTAATTCCTCTGGCATCAATACCTCTGATTTGCTAAATTTCACTGGCTCCCCAATCTTCAGTTATACAAGGCCCTTTAAGACAGGACCTCTATTTACTTCTCTAAATCTTCTCTTCTACATTCCAGTCTTGACTCCCAAATAAcataagttttatttcttacaaaCTGTTATCTCTAGACATTCTGTATGGGAAACACTGGAGTACACTAATTAAAAACCTCTAATTGCCCCCAAAATAGACCCAATGAATTATCATCTCTAGAGATGTGACTAAGGAATCACACCAAGTGCCTTATACCCAGTGCCCACTCTTTCATCCTCTTAGCTGACCATGC containing:
- the LOC132234135 gene encoding 14-3-3 protein eta-like, which translates into the protein MGDREQLLQRARLAEQAERYDDMASAMKAVTELNEPLSNEDRNLLSVAYKNVVGARRSSWRVISSIEQKTMADGNEKKLEKVKAYREKIEKELETVCNDVLALLDKFLIKNCNDFQYESKVFYLKMKGDYYRYLAEVASGEKKNSVVEASEAAYKEAFEISKEHMQPTHPIRLGLALNFSVFYYEIQNAPEQACLLAKQAFDDAIAELDTLNKDSYKDSTLIMQLLRDNLTLWTSDQQDEEAGEGN